The following proteins are co-located in the Chromatiales bacterium genome:
- the ubiA gene encoding 4-hydroxybenzoate octaprenyltransferase — protein MTQPTTTLSPGQRLGAYARLVRIDRPIGIFLLLWPTLWSLWLAAGGLPDPWVLFVFVAGVVLMRSSGCAINDYADRDIDPHVTRTRQRPLAAGEITAQEALAVFTLLSVAAFALVLTLNRLTILLSFAGVALAASYPFMKRFHHLPQVHLGVAFGWAIPMAWTAQTGTLPPAPVWLLFVANILWTTAYDTMYAMSDRDDDLKIGVKSAAILFGRHDRLVIGLLQLGVLALLVGVGLLSGLGLPYYLGLAAAAVLAGYEQWLIRHREPAVCFRAFLHNNWFGLAVFLGLAADLALR, from the coding sequence ATGACCCAACCGACCACCACCCTCAGTCCCGGCCAGCGCCTCGGCGCCTACGCACGCCTGGTGCGCATCGACCGCCCGATCGGCATCTTCCTGCTGCTGTGGCCCACGCTCTGGTCGCTGTGGCTGGCGGCCGGCGGCCTGCCGGACCCGTGGGTGCTCTTCGTCTTCGTGGCCGGCGTGGTGCTGATGCGTTCCTCGGGCTGCGCGATCAACGACTATGCCGACCGCGATATCGACCCGCACGTGACCCGCACCCGCCAGCGGCCGCTGGCGGCCGGGGAGATCACGGCACAGGAGGCACTGGCGGTCTTCACCCTGCTGTCGGTCGCCGCCTTCGCCCTGGTGCTCACCCTCAACCGCCTCACCATCCTGCTCTCGTTCGCCGGCGTGGCCCTGGCGGCGAGCTATCCCTTCATGAAGCGCTTCCACCACCTGCCGCAGGTCCACCTGGGCGTGGCCTTCGGCTGGGCCATCCCCATGGCCTGGACGGCCCAGACCGGCACCCTGCCGCCCGCACCGGTCTGGCTCCTGTTCGTCGCCAACATCCTCTGGACCACGGCCTACGACACCATGTACGCCATGTCGGACCGCGACGACGACCTCAAGATCGGGGTCAAGTCCGCCGCCATCCTGTTCGGCCGCCACGACCGCCTCGTCATCGGCCTGCTGCAGCTCGGCGTGCTGGCCCTGCTCGTCGGCGTGGGGCTGCTGAGCGGGCTCGGCCTGCCCTATTACCTCGGCCTAGCCGCCGCCGCGGTCCTGGCCGGCTACGAGCAGTGGCTGATCCGCCACCGCGAGCCCGCCGTCTGCTTCCGCGCATTTTTGCACAACAACTGGTTTGGCCTCGCCGTGTTCCTCGGGCTGGCGGCCGATCTCGCCCTGCGCTGA